The Dermacentor variabilis isolate Ectoservices unplaced genomic scaffold, ASM5094787v1 scaffold_12, whole genome shotgun sequence sequence AGGCAATGGCTAGACAAGCCTTGGGCCAGCAAGCCTCGTGCTGCAGGCGTACACCACCGTATCAGAAACTCGGTACAGTTTGCCGAATCAGCGTTAAAGCAAATACCACGATGGAAAGACGATAGCACGGCCAGCGCTGCTTCTTAGTTAACGCACTAGCAACAATGCAGCTCAAAAGTCAACAAGTCTTGATCAAACGCACACGAGCTGTCACCTGACATTGCAGAGGAGCGGTTCTGACGCGCCATCGCACCATAAGAATAGAAATGTCATTTATTTTCTCGCTCTAGAGCTTTACAACTCtttgggggtgaaatgcgaaaagaaAAACCATCGTGTACCtatagatttaggttcacgttcaagaaccccaggtggtccaaatttctggagtcgccCCCTACGGCGTGCtgcataatcagatcgtgtttttttccacgtaaaatcccataatttaatttttttttaatttagcttTGCAACTCATGTAGTCCTGTCGAAGCCTCAAAGTCGGCCCGACGACATTCCTTGTCACGTGCACTGCGAACTGTGTACTTTTCGAAAAGGCTGCACTTTGTATTGAATTACCGCAAATTATGTAAAGTGCTCGTTTCACACGTCGTTTCCTGACTGGTTCATTTCGATAGAGTTGATGTCTTACTCGTCGGGGACAGAGGCAATGACAGCCCTTGTGCTCGTCGTGGCAAACACGCAAAACCCAAGTTGTTCAATGCACTGTCGAGCCATATGTGAGAGGGGACGTGGCCCACTTCCGCACCATACCCGGCTAGTCGTCTGTGCGGCGCAGAAAATGCAATTTTGTGCGACTCTATTTGTTGCTCGGGGCCTAAAACTTGAAAGGATATTGTTGCAAACTCCGTGACAAATTGTGCGTACAAGCACAAAGCAAATCACGCCACTGGAGAGAAAATGACGATCTAAAGAAAATTACAAATCAAAGATACCACCATGACGACGTGTGCGGTTACGAACCGGCGCCGCTCAAAGAGAGGATGCGCAGTCTGGTGAGCTGGCTCGAATACTAATCGCCCGACTGATACCAACCGCCTTATCTTTCTTGTAGTAAAGTCTGGTCATCTGCCATGTTTGGAGGATGCTTGAGATAAGTCTTTGTTGTTGAAAATGTCTGTAGTAAAGATCGCGGAAACAAAGCTTTTCAGGAAACAAAATAGTTGCATTTTCTAACCCAGACACATTGCTAAAGGCGGTGTGAAGAAACTCCAGCTGATAAAGTGTCGATCAAGTACTCGAGGACCCCATTTGCCGACCCATAAAGGCAGGAACAAAGCGAAATGCTGATAAGTGTGACCCCTGGATCAGGAGTTTCTAAGCCTTTTATGGGATATGGCTATAAGCCTGAAAAGGTACGCATGTTCATTACTACCTGAGCCTTCGAAAAGACAGGTCGCGTGAGTAATGAGTGCTACAATGGAATAACCATCTTTTGTATCTCAAGGCCCGCGTAGTGACCGCACACCTTGCAATACAATACCTCAGAACCGGCCCATTTGGTAGGCGTACCGGGTGGACAGATGAAATTAGTCCTGGGTTATGTCAAGCAATTAGTTACGTTTATACTAATTCATAATTTCATACTATATCTCCAACCAGCGACCACTCAAGCGTGCTCGCATTTACGCGGCGTACAAATTGCACGTGCTGACTCCTGTGCTGAACCCATCACAATCACTTCGCAAGCAGTTAGCTTGAATCACTCCGCGGCATATCGTTACGCGATCACTTGTGCAAATGTCTCAGCACCTCTTCCTTCGGACGCAATTTCGTCAGCCTGCCATATCTTCAGCCCTCAGACGGAAGGCCGTGAGCTGTCTGCAGTGAGGAGGCAGGCTGGCATCTAGCAGTGAGGTCAGACATCGAGTTATGACCGGTTTTATCACATTCAGTCTTCCGACAAATTTGCTCGAATTGTGTTCTCATTGTTCCTCTCGGAGTAGCCGCTCCTTGAATGCTAGCAACTTGGCATAAAAGCGCTGCCCCGCTTTTGGATGTTCGCGACGTGCAGTTTTATCAACATTGATACGCGACGCTTGTTTCCTCGTTAGCGATGCCAGAGCCGCGGCACGTCGCCGGCTGGCGCTCGAAGCGTAGATTGTTCTCGCAAGGGTTGCCGGCGCGGTCCGGTCCCGCGTGAAGATTTCCGCGGCTATCTCCTTCGGCGCTGCGAAGAGGGAGGGCGCCCTTTAAGGCAACCTCCCTTGCCGCGCTTACGGGGTCTAGTTGGAACTGGCGTGCTATCACCGGCTCACTCTGGTGCGCCCTGCACCATGCGCTCGCCGCGacgcggccggcgccgccgcgtaTATAGCCCGGCGGCCGGCGCCACGAGGCAGACGCACGCTGGGAGACCGACAATCGCGCACGCATGCTCCTGTTTTGCAACCACCGCCGGTGACGAAGGGCCCCGCCGCCACCTCCGAGGTCAGTGGCTACTCTCTCGTTGTGCATTTAACAGGGAAAATAGACTTGTTCGAAATACGTTCGTAACTTATGCCGAAGAAAGACGGAGAGGCAGAGTGCTGGCCGTCTTCCTCTCCGTCGTTTGTGTTCGTCCCGTGGCGCGTCGGCCGTAAGCTGCGAGCTGCTGGAACTTGTGTCGTCACGTGCTAAAATTATGATCGCTAGTTCGTAACGAGCGCATACGTTCTGACACAGGATTTTCTTACGGTATATGCAGCGGATCAATGCTGCTGGGCTTGCACCTTTCCAGCGATTCGTTTCAGATCGCTACCGTAGAGAATATTATTACGCGTATATTTGTTCTCTCGCAGTAGCACTTCTGCGGCTTGACAGAGCGATCATGCACACACGTACATTGACAACTTGTTGCACTGCTCTTTGTTAGCACACAACGACTCGCGATTTACGTGGTCATGTTTGGCCACGGCGAGTACATGCAACCCGGTCTGGCGTCGTATTGATCTTGCTTAACGAGCACAGGTTAATAATCGCACGGTTCTATTTTGCTTATGCGACTTTGTCTGTAACACTGAACTCTGTCATACGAagccccgccgcggtggcttagcggctatggtgttgtgctgctaagcacgaggtcgcgggatcgaatcccgaccgcggcggccgcatttcggtggaggcgaaatgcaagaacacccgtgtgctgtgCACTGTGGACACGTCGAAGATCCCCTGATGGTCtaaattaaaccggagtcccccactacgggcgtgcctcataatcaaatcgtggtttcgtcacgtaaaaccccggaattcaaTTCAAGCTGGGCAGCTTTGCTGGATAAGGCGAATCGGCTGATGCAACATAAagtgaccgcgtttcaccttctGTGCGAAGTGCTCGCGAATGCCCTCGTTGTGTTGGCATCTATTGTTTATGTGGTCTTTGTTCATGTCGACACAAAGTACCCAGTGAGAAATCATTCGCTAGTGCGTGGGCaacaaacatttttttccccttgcGAATTCCGAATATTTCAAAGTGATCAAATTAGATAATTATTACGACCAACCGTTTATCTGCGCAAACCGATACGGAGACATTCCTTAACTCATGACAAATGTTGGTTCGCTGTCGAATCGTGTATCGAAAATCTTTGCTAGACCATCGAAAGGTTCAAAATCCAGCACATACGCCCGAATTTTCGCTTCATGTATACTTGCGGCTATTGCCGCTGAGTGttctctttttctgtttttctttcatttcgtaacTGCGTTCTCCATGGTGCATATCACAAAAGACCCAGACAACATATTTTACGACGTAACCATTCACTTGTCCTATAAGAATGAGCGACGAGCATTTTATAGACGATATTTGGTGTCCGTTCTACAAAAAGTATAACCGAACCATTGTTCTCTATGAGACGTACGGCCTCGCACTGTTTTTCGAGCGCCGAGCTGACGATGGCAGCACGTCCTAGCCTCTTAACCCTGTTACCGTGATGGTCTACGTATAAGAAAGCGCAATTAATTAAATTAGGTTATTAATGAACCACGGCTTCTATTTATATGGCTACCGCTAGTGCATTATAAGAGCGCATCCGCGCTGCCCTAACGGTCACTACTTCTGTAAACTGCAGTCTAATGCTTCGACTTCTTTTGGCGTTATGCtgttaagcacgaagtcgcgggatcgaatcccggcagcggcggccgcatttcgatggaggcgaaatgcgaaaacgctcgtgtaccatgcatataggatgcacgttgaagaaccccgggtggtcaaaattaatccggagtcccccgctacggcgtccCTTATAATGATGCTTTGGTTTTGGCACGACAAAAGCCCctgaaattattcatttttcgACTTTTAAGGCTTGCAAAGATGGAAactccccccctccttttttttttttgtagcgtgaTATTCTAAAAAATCGGATAAAGCAGTTGGGTAAAATATCTTTGCTTTAACCACCTTTTGCACCGATGCAAAGTGAGCTGGTGCATTGAACACATAAATACCACGAAGTTTCGCGGGCTGTTCTGATCGAAAGCGCATGGTTAATATACAGAACATGCGCAACATTCTGAACACACAAGAATAGCAAAACAGGACAAGACCTGCCTGAACCCACTCTCATATCTAATTTGCTTCTCTTGTGCGCATCTTCCCTCTTCCGCTGCGCTTTTTGTTGCCTTCAATGCATCTACTGAGGAATCCTTAAATATTATTCTCAAGCGGAACTGGCGGCTTGTACCTTTTGATGAAattgcgacaataaaaaaaaaacctgctgcTATCATGAGCTGTTCCTGAAAACTTGGTACTTGGTCACGATAACAATCGATAGGCGATTCGCTAACAGGTGCCTCGAGGACCATCACGGTCACGTGATCCCCCCTCTGTCGCTGTGCTTGTTTTTCTTGCCTTCGCCTTCAAACCCTGCGTGACGAGGCAAACAGTATAGAGCGACGCATCTGCTATAAGTACGGCCCCCGGAAGCCGCGCCCGTGCACACACAGGCCTCTCTGGCTGCTGCGGCGGCCAGCATGAAGAGGGGCTGCGCCGTTTTCGCGAGGCAGCCGACTGCAACTGAGTCCGGTCGTTTCGTTGCCTCCTTCCAGATGCCGTTCCTCATGGCGAGCGAGAAGAGCGAGGCCGCCGTGTCCACCTGGGCCGTCCTGGGCGCCGGCGTCCTGACCACCCTGGCTGTGATGGGCACCTATCTGACGGTGGCGGTGCACCCCGCCTTCCTGCCGCTGCTCATCTTGCCACTGTTCGGCCTTTGCCACGTGCTCGTCTACCCGAAGCGGGCCAAGAGCGGCTTCATCGGGCCACCAGTGATCCGCTACGCCATGCCCGGGGAATTCCGCTGCACCGTGCTGGTGTCCAAACCGCAGCCCGACTACAAGAGCATCCCGGTGGCGAAGAGCGTGCGGCCGCAGCCCGCCGCTGTCCACGTGCGGCCGACGACGAACTGCGCGGCCTACTGCGCGCCCATTGTGCCAGCCTTCCAGGCGCCGCCGCCAGTCATCGCCGTCATGTAGTGCGCCAGGTGGCACGCTGGCCCGTGAATTTGGCGACTCTTTAGGGGCGCTGTTGCCGCGAACTGAACTACTCGCCAGTAGAATGACGCAATCTCGTAGTGGTGCAGCCGAACTTCCAGCGCCAAGGGGGCGCGCCTCGGTGCTTGCGTGGTGCGTGGCGGCCGAGTCTGTCGCCCCAGGTGAACTCCAGTTGCCGTACCCTGCGTGGCGCCGACACGCACGTACTCCTGCCCATGTTTCTCGGGAGGCACACCGTTTGCTATGCTGTGATCCATGTCATACCATCGTTCTGTATAAAGTCGACACCCTGTAAATACCTATTTATGATGTAAATAAAGCCACTCCGAGACATCCTGTACCTATCGCTAAGTTTTCCTGAATTTCTCTCGGTGACCACACACCTCAGTTCTATTTCTGCCTAATATTCTGAAGTCAGAATCGTTCTGGTACTTCCCTCGAGGTCATCCGGTAATTTTTCGCAAGCTTTCCCCATCGACAGCTCTCGCTACAACCATCGCCGACGGCGCTTTCTGTTCGTTGGCTTTACAAAACTGGGCTCCATAAGGTTAAATAACGAAGTGCAAGCACCCTTTCTTGGCCTCCCTTTCACTCCAAAGTCAAAGTGTGCTGACATGTGCACTGCTGAAGCGATAACTTTATAAACATGTGCGCCGGCGCGGTTGTCTACTGCAGACGCCGTGCAAACTGCTCAACGTATACGTTCACCGAATATATGCGAGGTGAAGGACGAGTGCATATCTGTGCGTGTCGGCATTCATCGCACAGGGCAAGCATGGGCCCCAGGCAGCCGGAAGatgtttcacagcgaagctgttaagggctactttcccactatcgtgtccgcgtgtagaataAGATccagaagacagtgcaatgccgagcctacccgcagcggaggtggagGAGGccttaagtactccccatacgtgggccgatcccgaagatagtgcaatgccgggccgacccgcggcggaggtacaTACAGTTCTCCATTGAGGGGCccacatagcttcgctggtcatcctttttcgcagagtggaaggccactgcgttttcttttttctggttttagtttcgttccactgaaaaacGTGGCGTTCCCGTTCTGCCCcggtgcaaggaaaaaaaattgatccATACCCGTTCATAATGGTTTCGCTTCGCATGCAAAAGTTTTCGAAGCAAGATAAGGACCAAAacatagtatttatttttctcattaCGTGACTTATGAATTCTGAGATGATCCTCAGTGCCGcgagtcaaggcactgagcatgatcccAGAAGCAGCACGTGATCGAGCGTACTCACCGAAATGCGAGGCCgctgttccgataaaacgaaCTTAAGCGAACATAAACGTACCATAAAAATTCCATTACAAAACGTTGTATCGGCAGAAAACGAAACGATACGCTCTTCAGCGCGCAAGCCCTGGGTTTTGCTACGATGCCAATCTGCTATGCACCGAGcggcaggcttagattagtggGGCGCTCGACCGGTTATCGCTCGCACGGTCCCTGCCCGAGATGCGTTCTTATAGAGACACCTGAGATACAAGCCAATTTTGAGGTTGCATGATGTCGGTTGTTCCGGATTGAATCGAAAATCGAAATTGAGTGGATTGAATCGAAAAGCGATCACAAATATTTCTATTTCACTCCGAAACAATATAGTAAACAACGTTTCGGTTACGTTACCGTTCCGGTAGGAAATATCGctatttttcgtttttgttttcgttccgttCCGACACACTGAGCGTGGCAATATCAGTTGAACCTAAACGCTGAAACGTTTCAGTaggtgcgaaatgcaaaagcgcttgtgTAACGTGCCTTGAGCGCACATAAAGAGCGAACCCCcagtgttcaaaattaatctggaggtCATAATCTATATGCAGAAACGACAATCTACGGAATTTATTCCATTTCAAGAACCTTTCATGATATAAGACAGTTGACAACTATTCAACCTTGAGTCTCGAAGCTTCAAAGCCGAGTTGGATACATCTGATAGTTGACAGACGATGTTCAACCACTGTTGGCCAAGTCTCCagcttggtggtcaaaattaatccaaagtcccccactacgacatgcctcataatcaaatggtggtttttcaacgtaaaaccccagaattcaattcaattcaaagaACATTGCGCGGGACTTCAAAAACGTACACGCAGGCGCAGGCCATTTTGTGCTGTCGGTACATAATACCAGACTCTGATAATACATACACCTATTGACTTCTCGTTCGTGACCGCGTAAAACGTTTCAGCTGGATAGCTTCAAAGCTACGACGCGACCATGGCCGGTACTAATACATAACAAAGGAATATGCGATACTCGGCGGAATTTTCCTGGACACAGTTTTTTTTAAGCAATCGTTACGCAGGCTAGTTATGCCTACCTGCTAGTTATTCCTTGAAGTTTTGAATCTATTAGCCCCATCTTTATGTAACAACACAGCAGAATCCACCACCGGCACCGCAGTTGGAATGTTGTGCTCACAGTTTGCACTCGTACAGGTTAGTTACCTTCAAGCTTCATGTTACCGTAGCAACAATCCTTGTCTCATTGCGGTGTCGGGCTCCCCTGATATGTCCAGCGGTATCAAGCGGTTTGCGCGTACAGCACTGCATATTTGGCGCCTGTTATTGCTAGGCGGAGACATTGAAGTGAATCCGGGTCCAATGACGAAAGCGCAAGAAGAAAAACTTGACATGGTATTCAATGCCGTACAACGCTTGGAAGTGAGTAATTCTAACTTGTTAGAATCAGTGAACAAAGTGTTACACCTACACATTGGACTAAAAATGATCTTGAATTACTAACGAAACGCGTACACGACGTTGGAGGTAAACTTGAGTCACTTTCCTCAGAGAGACCAATCTCAAGCCAAGACGTTAATCTAGCAAAAAATGCAAAATCAAATCCAAGATTTAGAATCAAAATTTGCATCAGGAGTGCCGCCTCAGtcttgcagcagcagcgagcatgATATATCGATGATGCACGACAAAATAGACGATTTGGAAAACCGCTCGAGGCGCTCTAATCTTCTCTTTTATGGCATACAAGATGCGGGTGATTCAGAAGACTGGGAAACGTCCGAGCAAATAGTAAATTCAATAGCAAATTCAAATAGCAAATAGCAAATTCTGCAAAGACCAACTAGGAGTATCAACAGCTTCAATCGCACGTGCGCATCACCTTGGACGATCTTCAAACCAACGCACTCGACCAATTATTGTGaagtttttcaatgaaaaagaaatcgaaacagtGCTTAGTAATGGCCACAAGCTGAAAGATACTAACTTTGGCATTTTTCGCGATTACTCCGAGGCGGTTCGCGATAGAAGACGTAAACTATGGCAGTTCTCAAAaccataaagaaaaaataaagaccgTGTAAGCCTTATCTTTAACAAACGAAATATTAACAAGGAAGTGTACGCATGGGACACTCAAGCAAATTGTGCGAAGCTCGTTTCCCCGGTTGTGATTCCAGTTTAACATGGCGCCAACCTTTCAGCTTCACCTAAGCTTCCACAAACACCACAAACATTAACAAATTGTACGATTAGTACTGAGGCCGATTGCTGCTTTTTATACACTAACATTAGAAGCGTTATTTCTAAAAATGTCGCACTATCGTCACTAATCGACTCAAAATCGGCAACAGTAATAGCATCAACTGAAACCAATTGGTTCAACGATGCTACTCCTAATGAAAACATATTCGTTTGTGAAACTGATTTTAATATCTTTCGTTGCGATAGGAAAAATCGCCGAGTTGGTGGTGTCCTCCTTTCAATAAAGAGACAGTATATTGTAGTGCCCGTGGTTATTAGCACTTTCCTTGAATGCGTAGTAACTTGTTTTAAATTCAGATCAAGTAACGTAATTGTTGGACCTCACTCATGGATTCACAGCAGAATTTCATCACATTTTTATCGAACTTACTCATCGGTTTCCACATTCTAATGTAATCATTTTTGGGGATTTTAATTTCCCAGACATAGCATGGTCCACACAATCAGCGCACAGTCAGAGTCCCATGCGTTACTCCAGTGTTGTCTCGATTTCAGCCTAACCCAGTTAATTTCAAGCCCGACACGATGTTCTGCGCACTCTTCTAATATTCTTGATTTGATCCTAACGAACAATCCAGATATATGTTCTGAAATAACTCATATTAGTGGTCTATCCGATCATGATGTTTTAACTGGTCGCTTCGTTCCTTCACCTATCAAAAGGCAAATTATCTGCAAGCAGATTAGGTGTTACAAAAGAGCTAACTTTGATCgtattaacaatgaactatcgCTTTTTTCTGTCGACTTTCTTAGAGATTACTTGTCCCGGACATTAGAAGAAAACTGGTTACTACTTAAAAATGCACTCACTAATCTCATAAATAAATACCATCTCGATCATTTCCATAAAATCCGATAACACTGCTCCTTGGTTTTCGCTGAACCTTCGTCgcctaaataacaagaaaaaaaggttatTCAAGCAAGCTGACAGAAATAGATCATCTGAATCCTGGCGTCGGTACAAAGCATGTGACAAAGAATACCAAAGATTACTCAAAGCCACGCGCAGACAATTCTATAAACGGGACCTGTCATCGATGTTAACAACTAACCCTCGGAGCTTTTGGTGTGTCATTAATCCCAAGCATAATCCTGACATCGTCCTTACTGATCATGACGGCGCAGCAATAACTGACACTGATTGTTCCCAACTACTGAACGAAACATTTTCATCGGTATTCACGCGCGAATGTTTAGAACCGTTAGCCGCCATGACTCGCACTGATTTGTTTACGCCGGAAATAATAATTACCGATTATGGAATTTATTATCTCCTTACTAATCTTAAGAT is a genomic window containing:
- the LOC142566358 gene encoding uncharacterized protein LOC142566358; its protein translation is MPFLMASEKSEAAVSTWAVLGAGVLTTLAVMGTYLTVAVHPAFLPLLILPLFGLCHVLVYPKRAKSGFIGPPVIRYAMPGEFRCTVLVSKPQPDYKSIPVAKSVRPQPAAVHVRPTTNCAAYCAPIVPAFQAPPPVIAVM